The following are encoded together in the Candidatus Krumholzibacteriia bacterium genome:
- a CDS encoding carbohydrate binding family 9 domain-containing protein, giving the protein MLWGRRIVLALLALGPGEATSGHDGPVLRCRLSEARPVIDGILDEACWAGADVATGFMLLERRGRATQQTECRVTYDAENLYVSFVCLETDPSGILTRCTERDGEVWNDDCVEIFLDTRHDHRTYFHLIANRIATRFDEVGPYYPRPQSWDGDWLCATSAATAGWTIEFAIPFRALDLTMPRPGTLWGFNAHRQQHRLVERSSWSPVLHGFHEPRNFGHLLFVPQL; this is encoded by the coding sequence ATGCTCTGGGGGCGACGGATCGTACTCGCCTTGCTGGCGCTCGGGCCAGGGGAGGCGACGAGTGGGCACGATGGACCAGTTCTGCGCTGCCGCCTGAGCGAAGCGCGACCGGTGATCGACGGCATCCTGGACGAGGCCTGCTGGGCCGGGGCCGACGTCGCCACCGGCTTCATGCTTCTCGAGCGCCGAGGCCGAGCCACGCAGCAGACCGAATGCCGGGTGACGTACGACGCCGAGAACCTGTACGTATCCTTCGTCTGTCTCGAGACCGACCCGAGCGGCATCCTCACCCGCTGCACCGAGCGCGACGGCGAGGTGTGGAACGACGACTGCGTCGAGATCTTCCTCGACACCCGGCACGACCATCGCACTTATTTCCACTTGATCGCGAACCGGATTGCCACGCGCTTCGACGAGGTCGGGCCGTACTACCCGCGACCGCAGTCCTGGGACGGGGACTGGCTCTGTGCCACGAGCGCCGCGACGGCCGGCTGGACCATCGAGTTCGCAATCCCGTTCCGCGCCCTCGATCTCACGATGCCGCGACCCGGCACGCTGTGGGGATTCAACGCCCACCGCCAGCAGCACCGTCTCGTCGAGCGCAGCAGCTGGTCGCCGGTGCTCCACGGCTTTCACGAGCCGAGGAACTTCGGCCACCTCTTGTTCGTGCCGCAATTGTGA